A single window of Luteipulveratus halotolerans DNA harbors:
- the arr gene encoding NAD(+)--rifampin ADP-ribosyltransferase — translation MSDVLDSGPFFHGTKADLQVGDHLTAGFPSNFRPEVVMNHIYFIALRDGAGLAAELAPGDAAPRVYAVEPTGPFENDPNVTDKKYPGNPTRSYRSTEPLVITGEVHDWTRQTPEALQMWRDRLASARTGERGEIIN, via the coding sequence ATGAGCGATGTGCTGGACAGCGGGCCCTTCTTCCACGGGACCAAGGCCGACCTGCAGGTGGGTGATCACTTGACGGCGGGCTTCCCGTCCAACTTCCGGCCGGAGGTGGTCATGAACCACATCTACTTCATCGCTCTGCGGGACGGCGCCGGACTCGCTGCCGAGCTCGCGCCCGGCGATGCCGCCCCGCGCGTGTACGCCGTCGAGCCGACCGGGCCGTTCGAGAACGACCCCAACGTCACGGACAAGAAGTACCCGGGCAACCCGACCCGCTCCTACCGCAGCACCGAGCCGCTCGTGATCACCGGCGAGGTGCACGACTGGACCCGCCAGACACCCGAGGCGCTGCAGATGTGGCGTGACCGGCTGGCGTCCGCCCGTACCGGCGAGCGCGGAGAGATCATCAACTGA
- a CDS encoding IS256 family transposase, which translates to MTAPHIVDPAGLLGEALAEASPDLMRNLLQSIINTLLSADADAVVGAEYGRPSPSRTAQRNGYRHRDLDTRVGTIDVAVPKLRTGSYFPEWLLERRKRAESALITVVADCYLAGVSTRRMDKLVKTLGIDSLSKSQVSRMATDLDEHVDSFRHRPLGEAGPFTFVAADALTMKVREGGRVINAVVLLATGVNDDGHREVLGLRVATAETGAAWNEFFADLVARGLTGVRLVTSDAHHGLVEAIAASLPGTTWQRCRTHYAANLMSICPKSMWPAVKAMLHSVYDQPDDQAVQAQFDRLIEYTAEKLPAVAEHLAHAREDILAFTAFPKDVWTQIWSNNPAERLNREIRRRTDAVGIFPTRAAIVRLVGAVLAEQTDEWAEGRRYLGLDLLARCRINIVPTTEPDTGVDDLPALTA; encoded by the coding sequence ATGACCGCACCACACATTGTCGACCCTGCTGGCCTGTTGGGTGAAGCCCTGGCCGAAGCGTCCCCTGATCTGATGCGCAACCTGCTGCAGTCGATCATCAACACGTTGCTGTCCGCGGACGCTGACGCGGTCGTGGGCGCCGAGTACGGCCGGCCCAGCCCGTCGCGCACGGCTCAGCGCAACGGGTACCGGCACCGGGACCTGGACACCCGCGTCGGCACGATCGATGTCGCAGTCCCCAAGCTACGCACCGGCAGCTACTTCCCCGAATGGCTGCTGGAACGGCGCAAACGGGCCGAGTCGGCGCTGATCACCGTGGTGGCCGACTGCTACCTCGCCGGGGTGTCCACCCGGCGCATGGACAAGCTGGTGAAGACCCTGGGAATCGACTCGTTGTCGAAGTCGCAGGTCTCGCGGATGGCGACCGACCTGGACGAGCACGTCGACTCCTTCCGCCACCGCCCACTGGGCGAGGCCGGCCCGTTCACGTTCGTGGCCGCCGACGCGCTCACGATGAAGGTCCGCGAGGGCGGCCGGGTCATCAACGCCGTGGTGCTGCTGGCGACCGGCGTCAACGACGACGGGCACCGCGAGGTCCTGGGCCTGCGCGTCGCGACCGCCGAGACCGGCGCGGCGTGGAATGAGTTCTTCGCCGACCTGGTCGCCCGCGGCCTGACCGGGGTGCGGCTGGTCACCTCCGACGCCCACCACGGGCTGGTCGAGGCGATCGCAGCGAGCCTGCCCGGCACGACCTGGCAACGCTGCCGCACCCACTACGCCGCCAACCTCATGTCGATCTGTCCCAAGAGCATGTGGCCGGCGGTCAAGGCGATGCTGCACAGCGTGTACGACCAGCCCGACGACCAAGCCGTACAAGCCCAGTTCGACCGGCTCATCGAGTACACGGCCGAGAAGCTGCCCGCCGTGGCCGAGCACCTCGCACACGCCCGCGAGGACATCCTCGCGTTCACCGCGTTTCCCAAGGACGTGTGGACCCAGATCTGGTCCAACAACCCCGCCGAACGCCTCAACCGCGAGATCCGCCGCCGCACCGACGCCGTCGGCATCTTCCCCACCCGCGCGGCGATCGTGCGGCTGGTCGGCGCGGTCCTGGCCGAGCAGACCGACGAATGGGCCGAAGGCCGCCGCTACCTCGGCCTGGACCTGCTGGCCCGCTGCCGCATCAACATCGTGCCCACCACCGAACCCGACACCGGAGTTGATGACCTGCCCGCCCTGACCGCCTAA
- a CDS encoding IS256 family transposase, with translation MSERAAVAQLVRAARARGEDLTGPDGLLKLLTKTVLETALDEEMSEHLGYDKHAVEGRDGGNSRNGTRAKTVLTDNVGPVTIEVPRYRDGSFEPVIVKKRQRRLGDVDTVVLSLYAKGLTTGEISAHFAEVYGASLSKDRISVITDRVIDEMSEWCARPLLPVYAAIFIDAIYVKVRDGQVGNRPFYAAIGVDLQGRRDVLGLWAGTAGHGESAKFWMSVLAEIKNRGVADVFFIVCDGLKGLPDSANAVFPLATVQTCIIHLIRGSFRYASKKYWEAMAKDLRPIYTAPSQEAAWAAFEQFEETWAAMYPAISRLWRDAWEQFVPFLDYDVEIRRVLCSTNGIESLNARYRRAVTAKGHFPTEQAALKTLYLVTRSLDPKGTGQARWTMRWKPALNAFAVTFADRMPAAENL, from the coding sequence ATGTCCGAGCGAGCCGCGGTAGCGCAGCTGGTCCGTGCCGCCCGGGCGCGTGGTGAGGACCTGACCGGCCCGGACGGACTGCTGAAGCTGTTGACCAAGACCGTGCTGGAGACCGCGCTCGATGAGGAGATGAGCGAGCACCTGGGCTATGACAAGCACGCGGTCGAGGGCCGTGATGGTGGTAACTCCCGCAACGGCACCCGGGCCAAGACGGTGCTGACCGACAACGTCGGCCCGGTCACGATCGAGGTCCCACGGTACCGGGACGGCAGCTTCGAACCGGTCATCGTCAAGAAGCGACAACGCCGCCTGGGTGACGTCGACACCGTCGTGCTGTCGTTGTACGCCAAGGGCCTGACCACTGGTGAGATCAGCGCGCACTTCGCCGAGGTCTACGGCGCCTCGCTGTCCAAGGACCGCATCTCGGTGATCACCGACCGCGTCATCGACGAGATGAGCGAGTGGTGCGCCCGGCCGCTGCTGCCGGTCTACGCGGCGATCTTCATCGACGCGATCTACGTCAAGGTCCGTGACGGCCAGGTCGGCAACCGGCCCTTCTACGCCGCGATCGGGGTCGACCTGCAGGGTCGGCGCGACGTGCTCGGGCTATGGGCCGGCACCGCCGGGCACGGGGAGTCAGCGAAGTTCTGGATGAGCGTGCTGGCCGAGATCAAGAACCGTGGCGTGGCCGATGTGTTCTTCATCGTGTGCGACGGACTGAAGGGGCTGCCGGACTCAGCGAACGCGGTGTTCCCGCTGGCCACGGTCCAGACCTGCATCATCCACCTGATCCGCGGGTCCTTCCGGTACGCCTCCAAGAAGTACTGGGAGGCGATGGCCAAGGACCTGCGCCCGATCTACACCGCACCGTCGCAGGAGGCGGCGTGGGCGGCGTTCGAGCAGTTCGAGGAGACCTGGGCGGCGATGTATCCCGCGATCTCACGGCTGTGGCGTGATGCGTGGGAGCAGTTCGTGCCGTTCCTGGACTACGACGTGGAGATCCGCCGAGTTCTGTGCTCCACCAACGGGATCGAGTCCTTGAACGCCCGCTACCGGCGCGCGGTCACCGCCAAGGGCCACTTCCCAACCGAGCAGGCCGCGCTCAAGACGCTCTACCTGGTGACCCGGTCCCTGGACCCCAAGGGCACCGGTCAGGCACGCTGGACCATGCGCTGGAAGCCGGCCCTGAACGCGTTCGCCGTGACCTTCGCCGACCGCATGCCCGCGGCCGAGAACCTGTAA
- a CDS encoding DUF4916 domain-containing protein, translated as MTSRPSAAQQHGKGGAMVSEPHGASAHTSRGDLAPAEWKRICASMPIACVDLVPVHTDSAGTVTHVGLILRETPWGTQKWCHVGGRVRRGETLQDAARRHLDETLELTETELDAALQGMRSRTQVPVMEWFPEAREPTGSYGTDPRKHAVSVTVAAVLESEAEPRVGGEAIFFRWFPVTSLPADLWPGSERAIVSAVDWVRPRGAELTYTTVAARYNAQNTLMWQTPALALTAQAFLLTIAMSAGSPTVGRVISSLLAVLISLLSIQLMLKHSAYELADRKTLEHLEHAMGLQPVHSTPAPLRGLAGQKSRTWWVTGLALLGVAAMANLVLVLVAPSLY; from the coding sequence GTGACGTCGCGCCCTAGCGCGGCGCAGCAGCACGGCAAGGGGGGTGCCATGGTCAGCGAACCGCACGGCGCATCAGCACACACGAGCCGAGGCGACCTGGCCCCGGCAGAGTGGAAGCGCATCTGCGCGAGCATGCCCATTGCCTGCGTCGACCTGGTGCCAGTACACACTGACTCCGCCGGCACAGTGACCCACGTCGGCCTGATCCTGCGCGAGACGCCATGGGGCACCCAGAAATGGTGCCACGTCGGCGGCAGGGTGCGGCGCGGAGAGACGCTCCAGGACGCCGCAAGGCGACACCTGGACGAGACCCTCGAGCTGACCGAGACCGAGCTTGATGCGGCGCTCCAGGGGATGCGGAGCCGCACCCAGGTCCCGGTCATGGAGTGGTTCCCCGAAGCGCGCGAGCCCACGGGCTCGTACGGCACCGATCCCCGCAAGCATGCCGTGTCCGTGACGGTGGCAGCGGTGCTCGAAAGCGAGGCTGAGCCACGCGTCGGCGGTGAGGCGATCTTCTTCCGGTGGTTCCCGGTCACGAGCCTGCCCGCCGACTTGTGGCCCGGGTCGGAGAGGGCCATCGTGTCCGCGGTCGACTGGGTGCGGCCACGCGGGGCTGAGCTCACGTACACCACGGTCGCCGCGCGATACAACGCCCAGAACACCCTGATGTGGCAGACCCCCGCGCTCGCGCTCACCGCCCAGGCGTTCCTCCTCACCATTGCGATGTCCGCTGGGTCGCCGACCGTCGGCCGCGTCATCTCGTCGCTGCTTGCGGTCCTCATCTCGTTGCTCAGCATCCAGCTCATGCTCAAGCACTCGGCCTACGAGCTTGCCGACCGGAAGACGCTCGAACACCTCGAACACGCGATGGGCCTGCAGCCTGTCCATTCCACGCCCGCGCCACTGCGAGGTCTGGCAGGCCAGAAGAGCCGGACCTGGTGGGTCACAGGGCTCGCGCTACTCGGTGTCGCTGCCATGGCGAACCTCGTTCTGGTGCTGGTCGCACCAAGTCTGTACTGA
- a CDS encoding type II toxin-antitoxin system Phd/YefM family antitoxin, whose product MSETTQIYTMRELSMDTPRVMREINERGRPAVITRRGRFVALITPLADAEVESVALSAAVAASQDRAQLVGEERV is encoded by the coding sequence ATGTCCGAGACGACGCAGATCTACACGATGCGCGAGCTCAGCATGGACACGCCGCGCGTCATGAGGGAGATCAACGAGCGTGGTCGACCCGCGGTGATCACGCGCCGTGGCCGGTTCGTGGCGTTGATCACGCCGCTTGCTGATGCCGAGGTGGAGTCCGTTGCACTGTCAGCGGCCGTGGCTGCCTCCCAGGACCGCGCGCAGCTTGTGGGAGAGGAGCGCGTCTGA
- a CDS encoding HhH-GPD-type base excision DNA repair protein has protein sequence MTDPKAHPVTVTGDPEADEVNSSNAFALVVSLMLDQQYGVEHAFRGPWKVLNRMGSFEPSAIAAADPEEFKALCSQTPAIHRFPGSMAGRMQELAAFIVSTYDGDTARLWEEADSGKDLLKRIQALPGFGKQKSQIFVALLAKQLDVRPEGWEAAAGDYALEGHRSVADIVDQDSLLKVREFKKQKKAAAKASAS, from the coding sequence ATGACCGATCCGAAAGCCCACCCGGTGACCGTTACGGGCGATCCGGAAGCCGACGAGGTGAACTCTTCCAACGCGTTCGCGCTGGTGGTGTCCCTCATGCTGGACCAGCAGTACGGCGTAGAGCACGCGTTCCGCGGACCGTGGAAGGTGCTCAACCGTATGGGTTCGTTCGAGCCGAGTGCGATCGCGGCGGCCGACCCGGAGGAGTTCAAAGCGCTGTGCAGCCAGACGCCGGCGATCCACCGGTTCCCTGGGTCGATGGCCGGTCGTATGCAGGAGCTGGCTGCCTTCATCGTGTCGACCTACGACGGGGACACCGCTCGGCTCTGGGAGGAAGCCGACTCGGGCAAGGACTTGCTCAAGCGCATCCAGGCCCTGCCGGGCTTCGGGAAGCAGAAGAGCCAGATCTTCGTCGCTTTGCTGGCCAAGCAGCTCGATGTCCGTCCCGAGGGTTGGGAGGCGGCCGCCGGCGACTACGCGCTGGAGGGCCACCGCTCCGTGGCCGACATCGTCGATCAGGACAGCCTTCTCAAGGTGCGCGAGTTCAAGAAGCAGAAGAAGGCCGCCGCTAAGGCTTCAGCTTCCTAG